In Cyprinus carpio isolate SPL01 chromosome B7, ASM1834038v1, whole genome shotgun sequence, a genomic segment contains:
- the LOC109092926 gene encoding ras-related protein Rab-38-like: MQQERLLKVLVIGDLGVGKTSIIKRYVHQVFSQHYRATIGVDFALKVLNWDHQTVIRLQLWDIAGQERYGNMTRVYYREAVGALVVFDMTRASTFQAVLKWKKDLDSKVALGNGRPLPAVLLANKCDQQRHGLCSKLPKLDNFSRDHGFVGWYETSAKDNTNIDAAIMCLVENIMAIDTEAVPVESDPSVLTLPAFDYNLKERSDSSCSVCTTFQSSRKPHSEL, encoded by the exons ATGCAGCAGGAGAGGTTACTCAAAGTCCTTGTCATTGGAGATTTAGGTGTGGGGAAGACTTCCATCATTAAGCGTTATGTGCATCAGGTTTTTTCTCAGCATTACCGCGCGACTATCGGTGTTGACTTTGCTCTGAAAGTCCTGAACTGGGATCACCAGACAGTCATTCGACTGCAGTTGTGGGACATCGCAG GACAAGAGAGGTATGGCAACATGACACGTGTGTACTACCGAGAGGCCGTTGGGGCGCTGGTGGTTTTTGACATGACTCGTGCTTCCACCTTCCAAGCTGTGTTGAAATGGAAAAAAGATCTTGATTCTAAAGTTGCCCTTGGCAATGGGCGTCCCCTTCCAGCTGTCCTGCTGGCCAACAAGTGTGACCAACAGAGACATGGTTTGTGTTCCAAACTGCCCAAACTCGACAATTTCTCCAGAGACCATGGTTTTGTGGGGTGGTATGAGACGTCTGCAAAG GACAACACAAACATAGATGCAGCCATCATGTGTCTTGTAGAAAATATAATGGCCATTGACACGGAGGCTGTTCCTGTGGAATCAGACCCCAGTGTACTGACCCTCCCTGCTTTTGATTATAACCTAAAAGAGCGCAGTGACTCTAGTTGTTCTGTCTGTACAACATTCCAGTCCAGCAGAAAACCCCACAGTGAATTATAG
- the LOC122137888 gene encoding prefoldin subunit 3-like yields the protein MATTIESGNAGAGNKKKHLGIPEAIFVEDVDAFMKLPGNDTADAVLRKLDEQYQKYKYMELNLAQKKLRLKSQIPQIKQTLEILRHMQKKKDTTDLMETHFLLADNVYCKASVPPTDKVCLWLGANVMLEYDIDEAQALLEKNLATASRNLDSLEEDLDFLRDQFTTTEVNMARVYNWDVKRRSKDNLLKSAERP from the exons ATGGCGACGACCATAGAGAGTGGCAATGCAGGAGCTGGAAATAAGAAAAAACACCTCGGAATCCCCGAAGCAATATTTGTG GAAGATGTGGATGCATTCATGAAGCTGCCGGGCAATGACACAGCAGACGCCGTGCTGAGGAAGCTGGATGAACAGtatcagaaatataaatatatggagCTCAATCTGGCTCAGAAGAAACTCAG gTTGAAAAGCCAGATCCCACAAATCAAACAGACGTTAGAAATCCTACGGCACATGCAGAAAAAGAAG GACACTACAGATCTCATGGAGACACATTTTCTGTTGGCTGACAACGTCTATTGCAAAGCCTCTGTCCCACCCACAGATAAAGTGTGTTTGTGGCTTGGG GCTAATGTCATGTTGGAATATGATATTGATGAGGCCCAGGCACTGTTGGAGAAAAACTTGGCTACAGCTTCCCGGAATCTGGACTCTCTGGAAGAGGACCTGGACTTCCTTAGAGACCAGTTCACAACCACTGAAGTCA ATATGGCACGCGTTTACAATTGGGATGTCAAGAGAAGGAGCAAAGACAACCTCCTCAAATCAGCTGAGCGGCCCTAG
- the LOC122137887 gene encoding ras-related protein Rab-39B-like, translating into MEAIWLYQFRLIVIGDSTVGKSCLIRRFTEGRFAQVSDPTVGVDFFSRLVEIEPGKRIKLQIWDTAGQERFRSITRAYYRNSVGGLLLFDITNRRSFQNVHEWLEEARSHVQPHSIVFLLVGHKCDLEPQRQVSRQEAEKLAAAYGMRYVETSARDAINVERAFTELTRDIFELVKSGEITIQEGWEGVKSGFVPNVVHSSEEVTKGDRRCFC; encoded by the exons ATGGAGGCAATTTGGCTTTACCAATTTCGACTGATTGTTATTGGGGACTCCACTGTTggaaaatcatgtttaattagACGATTCACAGAAGGCCGCTTCGCACAAGTGTCGGACCCGACAGTCGGGGTAGATTTTTTCTCCCGCCTGGTGGAGATTGAACCTGGGAAACGCATTAAACTGCAGATTTGGGACACTGCAGGCCAGGAACGCTTCAG GTCTATTACCAGAGCATACTACCGTAACTCTGTGGGGGGTCTACTGCTCTTTGACATCACCAACCGTCGTTCCTTCCAGAACGTTCACGAGTGGCTAGAAGAGGCACGTAGCCACGTGCAGCCCCACAGCATTGTCTTCCTGCTGGTCGGCCACAAATGTGATCTGGAACCACAGCGTCAGGTGAGCCGGCAAGAGGCAGAGAAACTAGCGGCTGCATACGGCATGCGCTACGTGGAGACTTCAGCACGTGATGCCATAAACGTGGAGAGGGCTTTTACGGAGCTAACACGGGATATATTCGAGCTGGTGAAGAGTGGGGAGATTACTATCCAGGAAGGTTGGGAGGGAGTGAAGAGCGGGTTTGTACCGAACGTGGTGCATTCGTCAGAAGAAGTGACAAAGGGTGATCGCCGGTGTTTCTGCTGA